A stretch of Coregonus clupeaformis isolate EN_2021a chromosome 37, ASM2061545v1, whole genome shotgun sequence DNA encodes these proteins:
- the LOC121553408 gene encoding peripherin-2-like yields the protein MVLMKVKFDLPKRVKLAQGLWLMYWLAVMTGILVFSLGLFFKIELRKRSEMMDNNESHFVPNLLILVGLAACGLNVFGGKVCHDSLDAMKFVKWKPMVKGYLMGCFAFNILLFFTALLCFCMQFQLYFALAEGLKNGIKYYKDTDTPGRCFMKRTLDMTQIEFRCCGNNNYRDWFEVQWISNRYLDFSNDEIKDRVLSNVEGKFLMESVPFSCCNPGSPRPCIQHQLTNNSAHYDYDHHTEELNIWTRGCRESLVAYYGGMMNSIGGLMLLYIILEAVVMVGLQYLTTSLETMADPENPESESEGWLLEKSVKETVADVITKIKGLVGAGNQVGEGEEGVATVS from the exons ATGGTGTTGATGAAGGTAAAGTTTGACTTGCCCAAGCGGGTGAAGCTTGCCCAGGGCCTGTGGCTCATGTACTGGTTGGCAGTGATGACCGGCATCCTGGTCTTCAGCCTGGGGCTGTTCTTTAAGATCGAGCTCCGGAAGAGGAGTGAGATGATGGACAACAACGAGAGCCATTTTGTGCCCAACCTGTTAATCCTAGTTGGCCTAGCTGCTTGCGGGCTAAATGTTTTTGGCGGCAAGGTGTGCCACGACTCTCTGGATGCTATGAAGTTTGTAAAGTGGAAGCCCATGGTCAAGGGCTACCTGATGGGCTGTTTTGCTTTCAACATCCTCCTGTTCTTCACAGCTTTGCTGTGCTTCTGCATGCAGTTCCAGCTGTACTTTGCCCTGGCTGAGGGTCTGAAGAATGGAATAAAATACTACAAGGATACAGATACACCTGGACGCTGCTTCATGAAGAGGACGCTGGACATGACCCAGATCGAGTTCCGCTGCTGTGGTAACAACAACTATAGGGATTGGTTTGAGGTCCAGTGGATCAGCAACCGCTATCTGGACTTCAGCAACGATGAAATCAAAGA CCGTGTCCTGAGCAACGTGGAGGGGAAGTTTCTGATGGAAAGTGTTCCATTCAGCTGCTGCAACCCTGGCTCCCCCAGACCCTGCATCCAGCACCAACTGACCAACAACTCAGCCCACTATGACTACGACCACCACACCGAGGAGCTCAACATCTGGACCCGGGGCTGCCGCGAGTCCCTTGTCGCCTACTACGGAGGCATGATGAACAGCATCGGGGGCCTGATGCTACTGTACATCATACTGGAG GCAGTAGTGATGGTAGGCTTACAGTACCTGACCACTTCTCTGGAGACTATGGCCGATCCAGAGAACCCGGAGAGTGAGAGCGAGGGCTGGCTCCTGGAGAAGAGTGTGAAGGAGACGGTGGCAGACGTCATAACAAAGATCAAGGGCCTGGTCGGTGCAGGGAAccaggtgggggagggggaggagggggtggccACTGTGAGTTGA